In the genome of Dickeya fangzhongdai, one region contains:
- the epmA gene encoding elongation factor P--(R)-beta-lysine ligase, whose product MSETASWQPSAPVANLLKRASIMKEIRRFFSDRGVLEVETPAMSQATVTDVHLFPFQTHFVGPGAADGMALYLMTSPEYHMKRLLAAGSGPIYQLCRSFRNEESGRYHNPEFTMLEWYRPHYDMYRLMNEMDDLLQQVLECDSAEMLSYQQAFQRHLEVDPLSADKAQLREAAEKIGVGDVANREEDRDTLLQLLFAFGVEPQIGRDKPAFVYHFPATQAALAEISTEDHRVAERFEVYYKGIELANGFCELTDSKEQRQRFEQDNRKRAARGLPMQPIDENLLAALEAGIPPCSGVALGVDRLVMMALNAESIGEVMAFTVDRA is encoded by the coding sequence ATGAGCGAAACGGCAAGTTGGCAGCCCAGCGCCCCTGTCGCCAATCTGTTGAAGCGGGCGTCGATAATGAAAGAAATCCGGCGTTTCTTCTCAGACCGCGGCGTGCTGGAAGTGGAAACGCCGGCCATGAGCCAGGCGACGGTGACGGATGTGCATCTGTTCCCGTTCCAGACCCACTTTGTCGGCCCCGGCGCCGCCGATGGCATGGCGCTGTATCTGATGACCAGCCCGGAATACCACATGAAACGCCTGCTGGCGGCGGGCAGCGGGCCGATTTACCAACTGTGCCGCAGTTTCCGCAACGAAGAATCCGGCCGTTATCACAACCCTGAGTTCACCATGCTGGAGTGGTATCGCCCGCACTATGACATGTACCGGCTGATGAACGAAATGGATGACCTGCTGCAACAGGTGCTGGAGTGCGACAGCGCGGAGATGCTTTCCTATCAGCAGGCGTTCCAGCGTCATCTGGAGGTGGATCCGCTGTCGGCGGACAAGGCGCAGCTGCGTGAAGCGGCGGAGAAAATCGGCGTGGGGGATGTCGCCAACCGGGAAGAGGATCGCGACACCCTGCTGCAACTGCTGTTCGCGTTTGGCGTGGAGCCGCAAATCGGCCGCGACAAACCGGCGTTTGTCTACCATTTCCCGGCAACGCAGGCGGCGCTGGCGGAAATCAGCACCGAGGATCACCGGGTGGCGGAGCGTTTCGAGGTCTATTACAAAGGCATCGAACTGGCTAACGGTTTTTGCGAACTGACCGACAGCAAAGAGCAACGTCAGCGTTTCGAGCAGGATAACCGCAAACGCGCGGCGCGCGGCCTGCCGATGCAGCCGATCGACGAAAACCTGCTGGCGGCGCTGGAAGCCGGTATCCCGCCGTGTTCCGGCGTGGCGCTGGGCGTTGATCGTCTGGTGATGATGGCGCTGAATGCCGAGTCTATCGGCGAGGTGATGGCGTTTACGGTGGATCGCGCCTGA
- a CDS encoding chlorinating enzyme: MSKTLHLTEEQLDGFHRNGYIGPLTIYTPDEMNEIWNKVRRQLPDRSNAAYPSDSYSAATNISNYDRHLDVELLSRHITNPRIVAPVSDILGKDVLCWRTEFFPKYPGDEGTDWHQADTFANASGKPQILWPGETEDRFGKGTLTVWTAFTDATIENGCLEIMPGTHHKMNYDETKSMAYQTDIINNRAKEGKSRGFFGYDYRELQIEPDWKPDESKAVPLVMKAGQCVIFWSTLMHASYPNSSKKDFRMGFATRYAPSVVDIYPDTDVVQEYGGSIPLDKFGCVIVSGRSLNGRNRIASNNLLGQPFTPLTETL, from the coding sequence ATGAGTAAGACATTACACCTGACAGAAGAACAATTGGATGGCTTTCATCGCAACGGTTATATCGGCCCGTTAACTATTTATACTCCGGATGAAATGAATGAAATCTGGAATAAAGTGCGTCGCCAATTACCTGACCGGAGTAACGCCGCCTATCCATCCGACTCCTACAGCGCGGCTACAAACATCTCCAATTATGATCGTCATCTGGATGTTGAACTCCTTAGCCGGCATATTACCAATCCACGTATCGTCGCCCCTGTTTCCGATATTCTGGGCAAGGATGTGCTGTGCTGGCGGACCGAGTTTTTCCCAAAATATCCGGGGGATGAGGGGACTGACTGGCATCAGGCCGACACCTTCGCCAACGCCAGCGGCAAGCCGCAGATTCTATGGCCCGGCGAAACGGAAGATCGCTTCGGCAAGGGAACGCTTACCGTCTGGACGGCCTTTACCGACGCCACGATTGAAAATGGCTGTCTTGAAATCATGCCCGGCACGCACCACAAGATGAATTACGACGAAACCAAGTCGATGGCATATCAGACAGATATTATCAATAACCGCGCGAAAGAGGGTAAAAGCCGGGGGTTCTTTGGCTATGACTACCGCGAACTGCAAATCGAGCCGGACTGGAAACCAGACGAAAGCAAAGCGGTTCCATTGGTAATGAAGGCGGGCCAATGCGTTATCTTCTGGTCCACGCTGATGCACGCTTCCTATCCCAACTCGTCCAAAAAAGACTTCCGTATGGGGTTTGCCACGCGCTATGCGCCAAGCGTTGTCGATATCTATCCCGATACCGACGTCGTGCAGGAGTACGGCGGCAGTATTCCGCTCGATAAGTTTGGGTGCGTTATTGTTTCAGGCCGGAGCCTCAACGGAAGAAACCGTATCGCTTCAAATAACCTGCTCGGGCAACCCTTCACTCCCCTGACTGAAACCCTATAA
- the mscM gene encoding miniconductance mechanosensitive channel MscM, whose protein sequence is MRLILIFLLGCLLSTTSLAAQLPDETQLKQELQQAEANKNTPAQADIVKELQSALRLLDERRDTRQRADQYQRAIDDFPKLTRELRQQLDAENAKPAAPPKTTSVNELEQQIVQFSSQLLEQGRQLQQEQDRQREISDSLAQLPQQQTEANRALSEVERRLQALGNPPTTLGQAQLAALQAEAALRKSRVEELELAQLSASNRQELSRLQADVYKKRRDRLDSQLQLLRSTLNTLRQREAEQALERTEQLAEQEGQLPAAVAGLLQTNRELSVALNQQAQRMDQIAARQRQTAAQTLQVRQALSTLREQAQWLGSSPALGETLRAQVARLPEMPKPQQLDGDMAQLRAQRLHYEDLLNKLSAAGEPARQDDGTPLTAAQQKIVNDQQRTQRDLLTSLISGCDTQILELTKLKVASSQLEDALTEIRDAAHRYLFWVADVDPIGFAYPLNLLRDLSRLLSLDTFTQLSGAMLMMATSQSTLLPLLGALLLVGLSISSRRHYHAFLERASSRVGKVTLDYFMLTLRTVFWSVMVAMPLPVLWAALGYGLQNAWPYPVAVAIGDSVTATVPLMWVVMVCAAFSHRQGLFIVHFGWSPKQVARAMRYYRLSIGFIVPLVMALITFDNLNDREFSSTLGRLCFILLCMALSLVTTSLKRAGIPLYLDKEGSGENPVNRAMWNLMICIPLIAALASCLGYLTTSQALLARLETSVAIWFFLLVIYHIIRRWMWIQRRRIAFDRARQRRADMLAQRARGEEDTNPSSHEAGVDVVEEPVVDLDAISARSLKLVRSILTLIALVSVIALWSEIHSAFAFMENISLWDVTSTVKGVESIQPITLGSVLIALLVFVITAQLVRNLPALLELAVLQHIELSPGTGYAIITVSKYLLMLVGGLMGFSLIGIEWSKLQWLVAALGVGLGFGLQEIFANFISGLIILFEKPIRIGDTVTIRDLTGSVMRINTRATTISDWDRKEIIVPNKAFITEQFINWSLSDSVTRVVLTIPAPADASTQEVTTLLLDAVKRCSLVLDNPPPEVFLVDLRQGIQIFELRIFAAEMGHRMPLRHELHQLILESYREHHLVMPFPPFQVQMDSVQIVGRNAATSTRTAGGL, encoded by the coding sequence GTGCGTCTGATTCTGATTTTCCTGTTGGGATGCCTGTTATCAACCACGTCGCTGGCCGCCCAGTTGCCTGACGAAACGCAACTGAAGCAGGAGCTGCAACAGGCCGAAGCCAACAAGAACACCCCGGCGCAGGCCGATATCGTCAAAGAGTTACAGTCGGCGCTGCGGCTGCTGGACGAACGCCGGGACACCCGCCAGCGTGCCGACCAGTACCAGCGCGCGATTGACGACTTTCCCAAATTGACCCGCGAACTGCGCCAGCAGTTGGATGCCGAAAACGCCAAACCGGCCGCGCCGCCGAAAACGACATCGGTCAACGAGCTGGAACAACAGATTGTCCAGTTCAGCAGCCAGTTGCTGGAGCAAGGCCGCCAGTTGCAACAGGAGCAGGACCGCCAGCGGGAAATCAGCGATTCGCTGGCCCAACTGCCGCAACAGCAAACCGAAGCCAACCGCGCGCTGAGCGAAGTCGAACGGCGTCTGCAGGCGCTGGGCAACCCGCCCACCACGCTCGGACAGGCTCAGTTGGCCGCATTGCAGGCCGAAGCGGCGCTGCGTAAAAGCCGGGTGGAAGAGCTGGAGCTGGCGCAGCTTTCCGCCAGCAACCGTCAGGAACTGTCGCGCCTGCAGGCGGATGTCTACAAAAAGCGGCGTGACCGGCTGGACAGTCAACTGCAGCTGTTGCGCAGCACGCTGAACACCTTGCGCCAGCGCGAGGCGGAGCAGGCGCTGGAGCGTACCGAGCAACTGGCGGAACAGGAAGGCCAACTGCCTGCGGCGGTCGCCGGCCTGCTGCAAACCAACCGCGAACTCTCCGTGGCGCTCAACCAGCAGGCGCAGCGCATGGATCAGATCGCCGCCCGTCAGCGCCAGACCGCCGCCCAAACGCTACAGGTACGTCAGGCGCTGAGCACGCTGCGCGAACAGGCGCAGTGGCTCGGCTCGTCGCCGGCGCTGGGGGAAACCCTGCGCGCGCAGGTGGCGCGACTGCCGGAAATGCCCAAGCCTCAACAACTGGACGGCGACATGGCGCAACTGCGCGCCCAGCGTCTGCATTACGAAGACCTGCTCAACAAACTGTCGGCGGCCGGCGAACCCGCCCGGCAGGACGACGGCACCCCGTTAACCGCCGCCCAGCAAAAGATCGTCAACGATCAGCAACGCACCCAGCGCGATCTGCTCACGTCGCTGATTTCCGGTTGCGACACTCAGATTCTGGAACTGACCAAGCTGAAAGTCGCCAGCAGCCAGCTGGAGGACGCGCTGACCGAGATCCGCGATGCGGCGCATCGCTATCTGTTCTGGGTGGCGGATGTCGACCCGATCGGTTTCGCCTACCCGCTCAACCTGCTGCGCGACCTGTCGCGCCTGCTGTCGCTGGATACCTTTACCCAACTTAGCGGCGCGATGCTGATGATGGCGACCAGCCAGAGCACGCTGTTGCCGCTGCTGGGCGCGTTGCTGCTGGTCGGACTCAGCATCAGCTCGCGTCGTCATTATCATGCTTTTCTGGAGCGCGCCAGCAGCCGGGTGGGCAAAGTCACCCTCGACTATTTCATGCTGACGCTGCGTACCGTGTTCTGGTCGGTGATGGTGGCGATGCCGCTGCCGGTGCTGTGGGCCGCGCTCGGTTATGGCCTGCAAAACGCCTGGCCCTACCCGGTGGCGGTGGCGATCGGCGATAGCGTGACCGCCACGGTGCCGCTGATGTGGGTGGTGATGGTCTGCGCCGCGTTTTCCCACCGTCAGGGGCTGTTCATCGTGCATTTCGGCTGGTCGCCGAAACAGGTGGCGCGCGCCATGCGTTACTACCGCCTGTCCATCGGCTTTATCGTACCGCTGGTAATGGCGCTGATCACCTTTGATAACCTCAACGACCGGGAGTTTTCCAGCACGCTGGGGCGGTTGTGCTTTATTCTGCTGTGTATGGCGCTCAGTCTGGTAACCACCAGCCTGAAACGCGCCGGTATTCCGTTGTATCTGGATAAGGAAGGATCCGGCGAAAACCCGGTGAACCGCGCGATGTGGAATCTGATGATCTGCATCCCGCTGATTGCCGCGCTGGCATCCTGTCTGGGCTACCTGACCACCTCGCAGGCGCTGCTGGCGCGGCTGGAAACCTCGGTCGCCATCTGGTTCTTCCTGCTGGTGATTTATCACATCATTCGCCGCTGGATGTGGATTCAACGCCGCCGCATCGCCTTTGACCGCGCCAGACAGCGCCGGGCGGACATGCTGGCGCAACGCGCCCGCGGCGAGGAAGACACCAACCCGTCGTCGCACGAAGCCGGCGTCGACGTGGTGGAAGAACCGGTGGTGGATCTGGACGCCATCAGCGCCCGCTCGCTGAAACTGGTGCGCTCCATCCTGACGCTGATTGCGCTGGTGTCGGTGATTGCGCTGTGGTCGGAAATCCATTCCGCTTTCGCGTTTATGGAAAATATCAGCCTGTGGGACGTCACCAGCACGGTGAAAGGCGTAGAGAGCATACAGCCGATTACCCTCGGCTCGGTGTTGATCGCGCTGCTGGTGTTTGTCATCACCGCGCAGCTGGTACGCAACCTGCCCGCGCTGCTGGAGCTGGCGGTGCTGCAGCATATCGAGCTGTCGCCCGGCACCGGCTACGCCATTATCACCGTCAGCAAATACCTGCTGATGCTGGTGGGCGGGCTGATGGGGTTCTCGCTGATCGGCATCGAATGGTCAAAATTACAGTGGCTGGTGGCGGCACTTGGCGTGGGGCTGGGGTTCGGCTTACAGGAGATCTTCGCCAACTTCATCTCCGGCCTGATCATTCTGTTCGAAAAACCGATCCGCATCGGCGATACCGTGACCATCCGCGATCTGACCGGCAGCGTGATGCGCATCAATACCCGCGCCACCACGATTTCCGACTGGGACCGCAAAGAGATCATCGTGCCCAACAAGGCGTTCATCACCGAGCAGTTCATCAACTGGTCGCTGTCCGATTCGGTCACCCGCGTAGTGCTGACCATCCCGGCGCCCGCCGACGCCAGTACGCAGGAGGTCACCACGCTGCTGCTGGACGCGGTGAAACGCTGCTCGCTGGTGCTGGATAACCCGCCGCCGGAAGTATTTCTGGTGGACCTGCGTCAGGGCATCCAGATTTTCGAACTGCGTATCTTCGCCGCGGAAATGGGCCACCGCATGCCGCTGCGCCACGAACTGCACCAGCTGATTCTGGAAAGCTACCGCGAACACCATCTGGTGATGCCGTTCCCGCCGTTCCAGGTACAGATGGATTCGGTGCAGATCGTCGGGCGTAACGCCGCCACCTCAACCCGCACTGCTGGCGGGCTGTAA
- the asd gene encoding archaetidylserine decarboxylase (Phosphatidylserine decarboxylase is synthesized as a single chain precursor. Generation of the pyruvoyl active site from a Ser is coupled to cleavage of a Gly-Ser bond between the larger (beta) and smaller (alpha chains). It is an integral membrane protein.) — MLDRIKIALQHLLPKVWLTQLAGWGADRQAGMLTKLVIDLFARIYKVNMQEAQQPDTASYRSFNDFFVRPLKPGIRPVDPLPNRLVLPADGTISQLGTIDDDRILQAKQHDYTLEALLAGNYIIADLFRDGLFVTTYLSPRDYHRVHMPCDGILRDMIYVPGDLFSVNPLTAANVPNLFARNERVICLFDTPFGPMVQILVGATIVGSIETVWAGVVTPPREGIIKRWAYPMEGEGAVILEKGDEMGRFKLGSTVINLFAKDRVQLMPGLASQSATRMGEAMAEALDEDVLARMNAANDSDTP, encoded by the coding sequence GTGCTGGACAGAATCAAGATTGCTCTACAACATCTGCTCCCGAAGGTCTGGCTGACGCAACTGGCTGGCTGGGGAGCCGACCGTCAGGCCGGCATGCTCACCAAACTGGTGATTGACCTGTTTGCCCGCATCTACAAAGTCAACATGCAGGAAGCGCAGCAACCGGATACCGCATCCTACCGCTCGTTCAACGACTTCTTTGTGCGCCCGCTGAAACCCGGCATCCGCCCGGTAGACCCGCTGCCGAACCGGCTGGTGTTGCCCGCCGACGGCACCATCTCCCAGTTGGGCACCATTGACGACGACCGGATCCTGCAGGCCAAACAGCACGACTACACGCTGGAAGCGCTGCTGGCCGGCAACTACATTATCGCCGACCTGTTCCGTGACGGTCTGTTTGTCACCACCTATCTCTCCCCGCGCGATTACCACCGCGTCCACATGCCGTGCGACGGCATTTTGCGCGATATGATTTACGTGCCGGGCGACCTGTTTTCGGTCAATCCACTGACCGCCGCCAACGTACCGAACCTGTTTGCCCGCAACGAACGCGTGATCTGCCTGTTCGATACGCCGTTCGGTCCGATGGTGCAGATTCTGGTCGGCGCCACCATCGTCGGCAGCATCGAAACCGTCTGGGCGGGGGTGGTAACCCCTCCGCGCGAAGGCATCATCAAACGCTGGGCCTATCCGATGGAAGGCGAAGGCGCGGTAATTCTGGAGAAAGGCGACGAGATGGGCCGCTTCAAACTCGGCTCCACGGTGATTAACCTGTTTGCGAAAGACCGGGTGCAATTGATGCCCGGACTGGCCAGCCAAAGCGCCACTCGCATGGGTGAAGCCATGGCCGAAGCGCTGGATGAGGACGTTTTGGCGCGCATGAATGCCGCCAACGACAGCGATACCCCCTGA
- the orn gene encoding oligoribonuclease has product MVNENNLIWIDLEMTGLDPERDRIIEIATLVTDANLNVLAEGPTLAVHQPDSQLALMDDWNVRTHTASGLVDRVKASAFDESAAERETIAFLQQWVPAGKSPICGNSIGQDRRFLFRYMPELEAYFHYRYLDVSTLKELARRWKPEMLAGFKKRNTHQALDDIRESVAELAYYREHFIQL; this is encoded by the coding sequence ATGGTAAATGAAAACAACCTGATCTGGATCGATTTGGAAATGACGGGGCTGGATCCCGAGCGGGACCGGATCATCGAGATCGCAACACTGGTGACCGATGCCAACCTGAACGTACTGGCGGAAGGCCCGACGCTGGCGGTGCATCAGCCGGACAGCCAACTGGCGCTGATGGATGACTGGAACGTGCGCACCCACACCGCCAGCGGGCTGGTGGATCGGGTCAAAGCCAGCGCCTTTGACGAAAGCGCCGCGGAACGGGAAACCATCGCATTCCTGCAGCAGTGGGTGCCGGCGGGCAAATCGCCGATTTGCGGCAACAGCATCGGGCAGGATCGCCGCTTTCTGTTCCGTTACATGCCGGAACTGGAAGCCTACTTCCACTATCGTTATCTGGACGTCAGCACGCTCAAAGAACTGGCGCGCCGCTGGAAGCCGGAGATGCTGGCCGGATTCAAAAAGCGCAACACCCATCAGGCGCTGGACGATATCCGCGAATCGGTAGCGGAACTGGCTTACTACCGTGAGCACTTTATCCAGCTGTAA
- a CDS encoding amino acid adenylation domain-containing protein, with translation MNAKPSSTQPRRTLLGCFLAAAEKYPDRIAVKDRETRLTYQAMKGLILNIASALRELQVVPGNRVAVELTPSKELIAALLAVQYVGAAYVPLDKKAPLERNQLIVNDARPALIISDSDMTPHRDVKNVHIQALTSASASSDIYDQSRLENTAYIIYTSGTTGKPKGVPITHGNLEALFSATAAIYNFNQQDATLLYHSYAFDFSVWEIWSVLGYGGKLVIPDDETRIVPDALARLIKEENITLLNQTPTAFSVNADKLCQFKPDELSLRCIIFGGERLNFQTLKRWHNHFGLHSPMLVNMYGITETTVHTSWHIVSDADLINPNSNIGRVLPDFHYIIRPIGNEPSAEEGGELLLSGPQVTHGYLNINNDESRKFIWLETEGVSRRYYCSGDVVKHNHDGELLYLGRCDDQVKINGFRIETGEIESVLAQIDDIDDISVLAAKTEMHGHHLICFFTTSSKIAEGDVKEKLKSLARLALPVYMRPMRYRRVDVMPKTVNGKVDKKLILHSME, from the coding sequence GTGAACGCTAAGCCCTCATCCACGCAGCCGAGAAGGACACTCTTGGGGTGCTTTCTGGCAGCGGCGGAAAAGTATCCCGACCGCATCGCCGTCAAAGATCGCGAAACACGTCTCACCTACCAGGCCATGAAGGGCTTGATCCTCAATATCGCCAGCGCGTTGCGTGAATTGCAGGTGGTGCCGGGTAACCGCGTCGCCGTCGAACTTACCCCTTCCAAAGAGCTGATCGCGGCATTGCTCGCCGTGCAATATGTCGGGGCTGCTTATGTTCCTCTGGATAAGAAGGCGCCGCTGGAAAGAAACCAACTGATCGTGAATGACGCCAGGCCCGCTTTGATTATTTCCGATAGCGACATGACTCCTCATCGGGATGTCAAAAATGTGCACATACAGGCTTTGACGTCTGCTTCTGCTTCATCCGACATATACGATCAGTCACGGCTCGAAAACACGGCTTATATCATCTACACCTCAGGTACCACAGGAAAACCCAAAGGTGTGCCGATTACCCACGGCAATCTTGAAGCATTATTTTCCGCTACCGCCGCTATTTATAATTTCAACCAACAAGACGCAACGCTGTTGTATCACTCCTATGCATTTGACTTTTCAGTATGGGAAATATGGTCGGTTCTGGGTTATGGCGGAAAGTTGGTTATACCTGACGATGAAACCAGAATTGTTCCGGATGCTCTGGCCAGACTAATTAAAGAAGAAAATATTACGTTATTAAATCAAACACCCACCGCATTTTCTGTGAATGCCGATAAACTCTGCCAATTTAAACCAGACGAACTCTCGCTACGTTGCATTATTTTTGGTGGGGAACGATTGAATTTCCAAACGCTGAAACGTTGGCATAATCATTTTGGATTACATTCCCCCATGCTGGTGAATATGTACGGCATCACCGAAACGACGGTGCATACCAGTTGGCACATTGTCAGCGACGCCGATTTAATCAACCCCAACTCCAATATTGGGCGAGTGCTGCCAGATTTTCATTACATTATTAGACCTATCGGAAACGAGCCTTCCGCAGAGGAAGGTGGTGAGCTTCTGTTATCCGGTCCACAGGTTACTCATGGATACCTGAATATAAACAACGACGAAAGCCGAAAATTTATCTGGCTGGAAACAGAGGGTGTATCGCGAAGATATTATTGTTCCGGTGATGTGGTAAAGCATAACCATGACGGTGAACTGCTCTATCTTGGTCGATGCGACGACCAGGTGAAAATTAATGGATTCAGGATTGAAACTGGCGAAATCGAATCTGTCCTGGCACAGATAGACGACATTGACGACATTTCAGTGCTGGCGGCAAAGACCGAAATGCATGGTCATCACTTGATCTGTTTCTTTACCACTTCATCGAAGATTGCAGAAGGTGATGTAAAGGAGAAGTTGAAGTCTCTGGCCCGACTCGCTTTGCCTGTATATATGCGTCCGATGCGTTACAGGCGAGTCGACGTGATGCCAAAAACGGTAAACGGAAAGGTTGATAAAAAATTAATTTTGCATTCAATGGAGTAA
- a CDS encoding acyl carrier protein: MTVTDALNSQDHIQNKTAQKEKALEQYLLWLSDILEQSVKPGDNFLDAGGHSMIAISLNERVKKEFGLTLSMERLYNTTLKDVFFAAK; this comes from the coding sequence ATGACTGTCACTGATGCTTTAAATTCCCAAGACCATATCCAGAATAAAACAGCCCAGAAGGAAAAAGCACTAGAGCAATATTTACTGTGGCTGAGCGATATCCTGGAGCAGTCGGTTAAACCCGGCGATAACTTTCTCGACGCAGGCGGTCACTCGATGATTGCTATTTCGTTAAATGAAAGGGTTAAAAAAGAATTCGGACTTACGCTATCAATGGAGCGTTTATATAACACGACATTAAAAGACGTTTTCTTTGCAGCCAAATAG
- a CDS encoding serine-tRNA(Ala) deacylase AlaX — MIQIQRYLDDTYCFSATSEVIAAGTDEFGTWLALKENIFHPQGGGQPADTGWVNDIPVSVRKDASGLVVVYPQSPLKSAESDLLESRLSASERMRNAALHTAGHLLNWEMRRYGWMATAGHHFPGESRVVFSPMGSSAVLVDRLPLEDIEAGISSRLRDGGEVKIWLEGDTRYSLIHDTEAMPCGGTHVDNLSKIADFSIKSAKFKKNQLRISYDASHTAPRNDNV, encoded by the coding sequence ATGATTCAAATTCAACGCTATCTGGATGATACCTACTGCTTTTCTGCAACAAGCGAGGTCATTGCCGCCGGCACTGATGAGTTTGGAACATGGCTAGCCCTGAAGGAGAACATTTTTCACCCGCAGGGCGGGGGGCAGCCCGCAGATACGGGGTGGGTCAATGACATCCCCGTTAGCGTCCGCAAAGATGCGTCCGGTCTGGTGGTCGTTTATCCGCAATCTCCACTCAAGTCCGCTGAGTCGGACCTGTTGGAGTCCAGGTTATCCGCGTCCGAACGTATGCGAAATGCTGCGTTGCATACCGCCGGGCATTTGCTGAACTGGGAAATGCGTCGGTATGGATGGATGGCGACTGCCGGGCACCATTTCCCCGGGGAGTCTCGCGTCGTTTTTTCCCCTATGGGTTCCAGCGCGGTACTGGTTGATCGCTTGCCGCTTGAGGATATCGAAGCCGGCATCAGCTCACGTCTGAGGGATGGCGGCGAGGTCAAGATATGGCTGGAGGGGGATACCCGCTACTCTCTGATTCACGATACCGAAGCGATGCCTTGTGGCGGAACGCACGTGGATAACCTCAGTAAGATCGCCGATTTCTCGATCAAATCGGCCAAATTCAAGAAAAACCAGCTGCGTATCAGTTATGACGCCAGCCATACCGCCCCGAGGAATGACAATGTCTAA
- the rsgA gene encoding small ribosomal subunit biogenesis GTPase RsgA, translating into MSKKKLSKGQQRRVSANHQRRLKHADSKVEWDDSQLSEPQEGVIISRFGMHADVEAPNGELHRCNIRRTIHSLVTGDRVVWRAGNETLAGISGIVEAVHPRQSVLTRPDYYDGLKPIAANIDQIVIVSAILPELSLNIIDRYLVACETLEIEPLIVLNKTDLLDDEGRAFVEEVMDIYRALHYRVLMMSSHTQQGVAELEAALTGRVSIFAGQSGVGKSSLLNALLYLDDAQILVNDVSDASGLGQHTTTAARLYHFPHGGDVIDSPGVREFGLWHLDPEQVTRGFIEFREYLGSCKFRDCKHDTDPGCAIRAALERGEIAPERFDNYHRILESMAQVKTRKSFSAPDN; encoded by the coding sequence GTGAGTAAAAAGAAACTGTCAAAAGGTCAGCAACGGCGGGTCAGCGCCAACCATCAGCGCCGCCTGAAACATGCCGACAGCAAGGTCGAGTGGGATGACAGCCAACTGAGCGAACCGCAGGAAGGCGTCATCATCAGTCGTTTCGGCATGCACGCCGATGTGGAAGCGCCGAACGGCGAGCTGCACCGCTGCAACATTCGCCGAACCATCCACTCGCTGGTCACCGGCGATCGGGTGGTCTGGCGCGCCGGCAACGAAACGCTGGCCGGCATCAGCGGCATCGTCGAGGCGGTGCATCCGCGTCAGTCGGTGTTGACCCGCCCGGACTACTATGACGGTCTCAAACCCATTGCCGCCAACATCGATCAGATTGTGATTGTCTCCGCCATTCTGCCGGAGCTGTCGCTCAATATTATCGATCGTTATCTGGTGGCCTGCGAAACGCTGGAAATCGAGCCGCTGATCGTGCTCAACAAAACCGATCTGCTGGATGACGAAGGCCGGGCGTTTGTGGAAGAGGTGATGGATATCTATCGCGCGCTGCACTACCGGGTGTTGATGATGTCCAGCCACACCCAGCAGGGCGTCGCCGAGCTGGAAGCCGCGCTAACCGGCCGCGTCAGCATCTTTGCCGGGCAGTCCGGCGTCGGTAAATCGAGCCTGCTCAACGCACTGCTCTACCTTGACGACGCCCAAATTCTGGTCAACGACGTATCCGACGCTTCCGGACTGGGCCAGCACACCACCACCGCCGCTCGTCTGTACCATTTCCCGCACGGCGGCGATGTCATCGACTCGCCGGGCGTGCGCGAATTCGGGCTGTGGCATCTGGATCCGGAACAGGTGACGCGCGGTTTTATCGAGTTCCGCGAATACCTGGGCAGTTGCAAATTCCGCGACTGCAAACACGACACCGACCCCGGCTGCGCCATTCGCGCCGCGCTGGAACGCGGGGAGATAGCACCAGAGCGTTTCGACAATTATCACCGTATCCTTGAGAGCATGGCGCAGGTAAAAACGCGTAAATCCTTTTCTGCTCCGGATAACTGA